A part of Onthophagus taurus isolate NC chromosome 7, IU_Otau_3.0, whole genome shotgun sequence genomic DNA contains:
- the LOC111424544 gene encoding neuronal acetylcholine receptor subunit non-alpha-2-like, with product MFMTKICIFITITIVVISIFSNYLKVMVSSEWCMKSSKQAHSRLKDDVLCDYDLEIRPKLNHTVATVISVKMILKSFSFDMHSHYLSLNAWATFFWADDHLQWDPEDYDGIKSTTFPVESLWIPDISHYNRYEQDGNHEIISNVNCYVVYNGKVACVSPGKYDTLCTADLKYYPYDRQTCSFVIGSWMYSGEEVDLQFFNDPINMEELTQNPEWKLINVTYTRNSGEDSCCPNSTFPSLIYTFVIERRGEFFEATAVIPALGLILMTLLILTLEAKESERITLIVCDIISHIIYLHYISWNVPSFGDNVPKIILFGRDSLVIVFFVLMITVILRNITKSPETSPNWANDYISKALESRLGHMVLVLDFTMKNIAKIKREEDGENIVDNVQRNVEKDCNLFAKFVDRLCVVLISFTYLLLIILFLL from the exons ATGTTTATgacaaaaatttgtattttcatAACGATTACAATCGTTGTtatatcaatattttcaaattatctaAAAG tGATGGTGAGTAGCGAATGGTGTATGAAATCGTCAAAACAAGCACACTCCAGATTAAAAGACGACGTTTTATGCGATTACGATTTAGAAATTAGACCGAAATTAAATCACACTGTGGCTACGGTGATTAgtgttaaaatgattttaaaaagtttcagCTTT gaTATGCATTCACATTATCTCTCTCTTAACGCATGGGCAACATTT tttTGGGCTGATGATCATTTACAATGGGATCCAGAGGACTATGATGGAATCAAATCAACTACTTTTCCAGTTGAATCTCTTTGGATACCGGACATATCACATTATAATag atATGAACAAGATGGAAATCATGAAATAATAAGCAATGTTAATTGTTACGTGGTGTACAATGGAAAAGTAGCATGTGTTAGTCCTGGAAAATACGATACTTTATGCACAgccgatttaaaatattatccaTACGATCGTCAAACGTGTTCGTTCGTAATAGGATCGTGGATGTATTCAGGAGAAGAAGTTGATTTGCAATTTTTCAACGATCCAATTAACATGGaagaattaacacaaaatccCGAATGGAAACTCATAAATGTTACTTATACGCGAAACTCGGGGGAAGATTCGTGTTGTCCAAATTCAACGTTTCCATCGTTAATTTACACGTTTGTTATTGAAAGGAGGGGCGAGTTTTTTGAAGCAACCGCTGTTATACCAGCTttaggattaattttaatgacgttattaatattaactttagAGGCTAAAGAAAGCGAAAGAATAACTTTGATCGTTTGCGACATAATATCACACATAATTTATTTGCATTACATTTCATGGAATGTGCCAAGTTTTGGAGATAATGTTCCTAAAATAA ttttattcggGCGAGATTCATTGGTAATCGTCTTTTTCGTGTTAATGATAACCGTAATTTTACGCAATATAACAAAAAGCCCAGAAACAAGTCCCAATTGGGCTAATGACTATATCAGTAAAGCTTTAGAAAGTCGATTAGGACATATGGTTTTAGTTTTGGATTTTACAATGAag aatattgcaaaaattaaacgagAAGAAGATGGAGAAAATATTGTGGATAACGTTCAAAGAAACGTTGAAAAAGATTGCAACCTTTTTGCAAAATTCGTCGATCGTTTATGTgtcgttttaatttcatttacttatttgttattaattatattatttcttctttaa
- the LOC111424549 gene encoding follistatin isoform X2: MIICMTYAAGTCWSSMVRNDRCTEVLYENATKEECCSGAQSDTGIAWSSKHLDSGSLFFWRVLGGGVECKPCKDNCEGVLCGTDKTCVMRKGRPRCVCAPKCKDNSKKKQGKGTVCGTDGRTYKNVCRLRKRACRKRATDLTVAYYGICQNSCDKISCPSGKHCLLDQNLSPHCVRCLKKCPGALPARRRVCGSDGLTYASVCHLREKACRRGKAVPMAYRGPCRAPGSGGATCSRIRCPGTQTCLTDAKTGAPRCVTCVHRCKPRHMSGPICGTNNYTYPSWCHMMQDACQRGYIVETQHSGQCTNEVHLF, translated from the exons ATGATAATATGCATGACATATGCAG ctgGTACCTGTTGGTCATCAATGGTACGCAACGATCGTTGTACCGAGGTTTTGTACGAAAACGCAACAAAAGAAGAGTGTTGTTCTGGTGCTCAATCGGACACAGGAATCGCTTGGTCTTCAAAACATCTCGACTCTGGATCACTTTTTTTCTGGAGAGTCTTAGGAGGAGGTGTAGAGTGTAAACCTTGCAAAG ATAATTGTGAAGGCGTTCTTTGCGGAACTGATAAGACGTGCGTTATGAGAAAAGGTAGACCGAGATGTGTGTGCGCCCCTAAATGTAAGGATAATTCGAAGAAGAAACAGGGAAAAGGAACAGTTTGTGGAACAGATGGGAGAACTTATAAGAATGTATGTCGATTAAGGAAGAGAGCATGTAGAAAAAGGGCTACTGATTTAACGGTAGCTTATTATGGTATCTGCcaaa atTCCTGTGATAAAATAAGTTGTCCATCCGGAAAACATTGTCTTCTCGATCAAAATTTAAGTCCACACTGTGTCCGATGCTTGAAAAAGTGTCCGGGCGCATTGCCAGCCAGACGGCGAGTGTGCGGCTCGGACGGGCTGACGTATGCGAGCGTGTGCCACCTGCGCGAGAAGGCGTGCCGCCGTGGCAAGGCCGTCCCGATGGCGTACCGGGGGCCATGCAGGGCGCCCGGCAGCGGAGGCGCGACCTGCTCGAGGATCAGGTGCCCCGGGACCCAGACGTGTCTCACCGATGCGAAAACGGGCGCCCCGCGGTGCGTCACATGCGTGCACAGGTGCAAACCCCGTCATATGTCCGGACCGATATGCGGGACCAACAACTATACCTACCCCTCGTGGTGTCATATGATGCAGGACGCGTGTCAAAGGGGTTATATTGTGGAAACTCAACATTCAGGACAATGC acaAATGAAGTCCAtctattttaa
- the LOC111424549 gene encoding follistatin-A isoform X1: MSAAFAGGFLVPLLLHLFFVSWPQPSLAGTCWSSMVRNDRCTEVLYENATKEECCSGAQSDTGIAWSSKHLDSGSLFFWRVLGGGVECKPCKDNCEGVLCGTDKTCVMRKGRPRCVCAPKCKDNSKKKQGKGTVCGTDGRTYKNVCRLRKRACRKRATDLTVAYYGICQNSCDKISCPSGKHCLLDQNLSPHCVRCLKKCPGALPARRRVCGSDGLTYASVCHLREKACRRGKAVPMAYRGPCRAPGSGGATCSRIRCPGTQTCLTDAKTGAPRCVTCVHRCKPRHMSGPICGTNNYTYPSWCHMMQDACQRGYIVETQHSGQCTNEVHLF, encoded by the exons ATGAGCGCTGCCTTTGCCGGTGGCTTCCTGGTACCGCTTCTTCTGCACCTGTTCTTCGTCTCGTGGCCGCAACCCTCACTTG ctgGTACCTGTTGGTCATCAATGGTACGCAACGATCGTTGTACCGAGGTTTTGTACGAAAACGCAACAAAAGAAGAGTGTTGTTCTGGTGCTCAATCGGACACAGGAATCGCTTGGTCTTCAAAACATCTCGACTCTGGATCACTTTTTTTCTGGAGAGTCTTAGGAGGAGGTGTAGAGTGTAAACCTTGCAAAG ATAATTGTGAAGGCGTTCTTTGCGGAACTGATAAGACGTGCGTTATGAGAAAAGGTAGACCGAGATGTGTGTGCGCCCCTAAATGTAAGGATAATTCGAAGAAGAAACAGGGAAAAGGAACAGTTTGTGGAACAGATGGGAGAACTTATAAGAATGTATGTCGATTAAGGAAGAGAGCATGTAGAAAAAGGGCTACTGATTTAACGGTAGCTTATTATGGTATCTGCcaaa atTCCTGTGATAAAATAAGTTGTCCATCCGGAAAACATTGTCTTCTCGATCAAAATTTAAGTCCACACTGTGTCCGATGCTTGAAAAAGTGTCCGGGCGCATTGCCAGCCAGACGGCGAGTGTGCGGCTCGGACGGGCTGACGTATGCGAGCGTGTGCCACCTGCGCGAGAAGGCGTGCCGCCGTGGCAAGGCCGTCCCGATGGCGTACCGGGGGCCATGCAGGGCGCCCGGCAGCGGAGGCGCGACCTGCTCGAGGATCAGGTGCCCCGGGACCCAGACGTGTCTCACCGATGCGAAAACGGGCGCCCCGCGGTGCGTCACATGCGTGCACAGGTGCAAACCCCGTCATATGTCCGGACCGATATGCGGGACCAACAACTATACCTACCCCTCGTGGTGTCATATGATGCAGGACGCGTGTCAAAGGGGTTATATTGTGGAAACTCAACATTCAGGACAATGC acaAATGAAGTCCAtctattttaa